The following coding sequences lie in one Rhodococcus rhodochrous genomic window:
- a CDS encoding Mov34/MPN/PAD-1 family protein, with amino-acid sequence MTSRHRTVKRAQQVTITQAALASAEKAAWASLPFETGGILIGWRHDATVHIVDIVEVADGRAESHTYQRIHSAAQKHLDAYLAEHDDPHLGYIGEWHTHPRPQPPSLLDLASLRSVAQQLTSPIALLVVAVDPDRLGTTAHVRIGGRARFSRITITAASLDVLP; translated from the coding sequence GTGACTAGTCGCCATCGGACCGTAAAACGTGCGCAGCAGGTCACCATCACACAGGCTGCGCTGGCATCAGCCGAGAAAGCTGCATGGGCCTCGCTTCCCTTCGAAACCGGCGGCATCCTTATAGGCTGGCGACACGACGCCACCGTCCATATCGTCGACATAGTCGAGGTAGCGGACGGCCGAGCCGAGTCCCACACCTACCAACGCATCCACAGCGCCGCGCAGAAACATCTCGACGCCTACCTGGCCGAGCACGATGATCCGCATCTCGGCTATATCGGCGAGTGGCACACCCATCCGCGGCCCCAACCACCGAGCTTGCTCGACCTCGCAAGCCTACGCAGCGTGGCCCAACAACTCACCTCTCCGATCGCACTGTTGGTCGTCGCCGTTGACCCCGATAGATTGGGCACCACTGCACACGTTCGTATCGGCGGACGCGCCAGATTTAGTCGGATCACAATCACCGCCGCGTCCCTCGACGTTTTGCCGTAG